In one window of Desulforhabdus amnigena DNA:
- a CDS encoding DUF4815 domain-containing protein — MSISRDTFDPAKNYKRVRYHQDRDLLDSELNEQQDIINNERRKLADILFKEGAIVSGFGVTVAANVLTVAEGLVYIDGCLERVPGAVLTYDPAKTSGADYVYVELLKYNYGYNQDAVLINPATGEPTAEREKWVLSLKNHDTSGEALPNNVTQRKVVAVHKFDRETGDVTATVREKSNLYLQDLLGTLPGSRITVASITEDQLAFAAAEGLNSLLQNLAERTYDQAGSYLVKGLDSFIGDNDGQNVEVITNAGRAYIQGFRLQKDLPTTTLVPKSTAVKSVRGEQKTYVVGTRRYALNNTPLKETTQVEAIVEIVSNITRGSVGGGEDLLVPNPVVDIIEVSQGATVFQEGADWQQSGNYVDWLGSGNEPAIGTTYTVRWTYTKQMIEGTDYVDGGWFGRSGHPAADEYFYLVTAQSAAGETQYDSAKVVSRDTPAGEINRLSWLPVSGATGYRIYRGTQNAARADFQRLKDVAAGVTSYTDDGVDVIVGGNPPASNTSGLTMSPVQVEPGNLSIINFGRANIGDEPVAGSNCSIDYDYYVGRRDIIYATTREIKRLEGAPADWPKLPIVPEGTLGLCSVDCPPNSVDLTVQNFGLTRVTMDQIHEIIKDVEDLKYNDAQFQMNNELQNRDAQTKKGVYSDDFSNDAQSDIYHSEWSARIDRVRRFAAPARTASATVLTVNPSASNALFKGSLALLPATERVLVEQTDWSEVKNINPYAVFEKPDASVEITPNIGRRGQTGIAVVGSNFQSNANNVTIRCDGQVVASGVHADTAGRVSASFVIPENARNGNRIVEMTDGLYSARAGIQINDPMVITRIERIVEERIIRVPVVQVVWRTQIVTVRNDPLAQTFSFTEDKVVSGVGLYFTAKDPSIPVTVQIRGVTTGLPNGVIFAEKVLAPGDVSLNVETKVVFANPFYAQAGTSYAVVLLTNSSNYRMRVATLGQLGQNGVITRQTYAAGVLLESSNAETWTPLNGSDLTMKIYGYDFQPSGEVRFQPITGVQFSDLNLDEYSSVPQGTGIAWEYSTDGGVLWDAIVPAEEERLPNLASQVLVRALFSSNAANISPALIHKDVNLIGYLNNPTGTYLNRENELTQGVSSTKIYTQMNIPSGTTINWFASNNGGATWEAMSILTTRKIDEEWTEYTLTRTFSDPNGNRVRYKAEMTGNNLVYPRIHTLGATLS, encoded by the coding sequence ATGTCCATCTCGCGCGATACGTTCGACCCGGCGAAAAACTACAAGCGGGTCCGCTACCACCAGGACCGGGACCTGCTCGACTCGGAACTGAACGAGCAGCAGGACATCATCAACAACGAGCGTAGGAAGCTCGCGGACATCCTCTTCAAGGAGGGGGCCATCGTCAGCGGCTTCGGCGTGACGGTCGCGGCCAACGTGCTCACCGTGGCCGAGGGGCTGGTCTACATCGACGGCTGCCTGGAGCGCGTGCCCGGCGCGGTGCTCACCTACGACCCGGCCAAGACGAGCGGCGCGGATTACGTCTATGTCGAACTGCTCAAGTACAACTACGGCTACAACCAGGACGCCGTGCTCATCAACCCCGCCACCGGCGAACCCACCGCCGAGCGTGAGAAGTGGGTCTTATCCCTCAAGAATCACGACACGAGCGGCGAGGCGTTACCGAACAACGTGACCCAGCGCAAGGTGGTCGCTGTCCACAAGTTCGACCGCGAAACCGGCGACGTGACGGCGACCGTCCGCGAAAAATCGAACCTCTACCTGCAGGACCTGCTCGGGACACTGCCCGGAAGCCGCATCACCGTGGCGTCGATCACCGAGGATCAACTCGCCTTCGCGGCCGCCGAGGGGCTGAACTCGCTGCTCCAGAACCTGGCCGAGCGGACCTACGACCAGGCCGGCAGTTATCTGGTCAAGGGACTCGACAGCTTCATCGGCGACAACGACGGCCAAAACGTCGAGGTGATCACCAACGCGGGCCGAGCTTATATCCAAGGGTTCCGCCTGCAGAAAGACCTGCCCACAACCACCTTGGTGCCCAAGTCCACGGCGGTCAAATCGGTCCGGGGTGAACAGAAGACCTACGTGGTCGGCACCCGGCGCTATGCCCTCAACAACACGCCTCTCAAGGAAACCACTCAGGTCGAGGCCATCGTGGAGATCGTCTCCAACATCACCCGCGGCTCCGTCGGGGGCGGCGAGGACCTGCTCGTCCCCAACCCGGTGGTGGATATCATCGAGGTGAGCCAGGGTGCGACGGTCTTTCAGGAAGGAGCGGACTGGCAGCAGTCCGGCAACTACGTGGACTGGCTGGGTTCGGGCAACGAGCCCGCCATCGGCACGACTTACACCGTCCGCTGGACCTACACCAAACAGATGATCGAGGGGACGGACTACGTGGACGGAGGCTGGTTCGGACGTTCGGGCCATCCCGCGGCTGACGAGTATTTCTATCTGGTCACCGCGCAGAGCGCCGCCGGCGAAACCCAGTACGATTCCGCCAAGGTCGTGTCCCGCGACACCCCGGCCGGTGAAATCAACCGCCTCTCCTGGCTTCCGGTCAGCGGCGCGACCGGTTACCGCATCTATCGCGGCACGCAAAACGCGGCCCGCGCGGACTTTCAGCGGCTCAAGGACGTGGCCGCCGGGGTCACGTCGTACACGGACGACGGCGTGGATGTGATCGTCGGCGGCAACCCGCCCGCCTCCAACACGAGCGGCCTGACCATGTCCCCGGTGCAGGTCGAGCCCGGCAACCTTTCCATCATCAATTTCGGCCGCGCCAATATCGGCGACGAGCCGGTGGCAGGCTCCAACTGCAGCATCGACTACGACTACTACGTCGGACGCAGGGACATCATCTACGCCACCACCCGCGAGATCAAGCGGCTGGAAGGCGCTCCGGCGGACTGGCCGAAGCTGCCCATCGTCCCGGAAGGCACGCTCGGACTCTGCAGCGTCGATTGTCCGCCGAATTCGGTGGACCTGACGGTCCAGAACTTCGGCCTGACCCGCGTCACCATGGACCAGATCCACGAGATCATCAAGGACGTCGAGGACCTCAAATACAACGACGCCCAGTTCCAGATGAACAACGAGCTGCAGAACCGGGACGCCCAGACCAAGAAGGGCGTCTACTCCGACGACTTTTCGAACGACGCCCAGTCCGACATCTATCACAGCGAGTGGAGCGCCCGCATCGACCGGGTCCGGCGTTTCGCCGCACCGGCCAGGACAGCCTCGGCCACCGTGCTCACGGTAAATCCCTCGGCGAGCAACGCCTTGTTCAAGGGCAGCCTCGCGTTGCTCCCGGCCACGGAACGTGTGCTCGTCGAGCAGACCGACTGGTCCGAGGTCAAGAACATCAACCCCTACGCCGTGTTCGAGAAACCCGATGCCTCAGTGGAGATCACGCCGAACATCGGCAGGCGCGGCCAGACCGGAATCGCCGTGGTCGGGTCCAACTTTCAGTCCAACGCGAACAACGTGACCATCCGCTGCGACGGCCAGGTGGTGGCGTCGGGTGTCCACGCGGACACCGCGGGCCGCGTGAGCGCGTCCTTCGTCATCCCCGAGAACGCGCGCAACGGCAACCGCATCGTGGAAATGACCGACGGGCTCTATTCCGCCCGAGCCGGCATTCAGATCAACGATCCGATGGTCATCACCCGCATCGAACGCATCGTCGAGGAGCGCATCATCCGCGTGCCCGTGGTTCAAGTGGTCTGGCGTACACAGATCGTCACCGTGCGCAACGATCCTCTGGCCCAGACCTTCAGCTTCACCGAGGACAAGGTGGTCTCCGGTGTGGGATTGTATTTCACCGCCAAAGACCCGTCCATCCCGGTCACGGTCCAAATCCGCGGCGTCACCACGGGTCTGCCCAACGGCGTGATTTTCGCTGAAAAGGTCCTGGCCCCTGGCGACGTAAGTCTGAACGTCGAGACCAAGGTCGTCTTCGCCAACCCGTTTTACGCGCAGGCGGGAACCAGCTATGCCGTCGTGTTGCTTACCAACAGCAGCAACTACCGCATGCGCGTCGCCACCCTGGGGCAACTGGGTCAAAACGGCGTGATCACCCGGCAGACCTATGCGGCCGGCGTGCTGCTGGAAAGCTCCAACGCCGAAACCTGGACCCCGCTCAACGGCTCCGATCTCACCATGAAAATCTATGGTTACGACTTTCAGCCCAGCGGAGAGGTGCGCTTCCAGCCCATCACCGGCGTACAGTTCAGCGATCTGAACCTGGACGAATACTCATCCGTCCCTCAAGGCACCGGCATCGCTTGGGAGTATTCCACCGACGGCGGCGTCCTCTGGGACGCCATCGTGCCCGCGGAGGAGGAGCGCCTCCCCAACTTGGCAAGTCAAGTGCTGGTCCGGGCGCTTTTTTCCAGCAACGCCGCCAACATCTCTCCGGCGTTGATCCACAAGGATGTGAACCTCATCGGGTATCTCAACAACCCGACGGGCACGTACCTTAATCGGGAAAACGAGCTCACCCAGGGCGTTTCATCCACCAAAATATACACCCAGATGAACATCCCGAGCGGGACGACCATCAACTGGTTCGCCTCCAATAACGGCGGCGCGACCTGGGAAGCCATGTCGATCCTGACGACGCGCAAAATAGACGAGGAGTGGACGGAGTACACGCTCACCAGGACCTTTTCCGACCCGAACGGAAACAGGGTCCGCTACAAGGCGGAGATGACCGGCAACAACCTGGTGTACCCGAGGATTCACACCCTCGGTGCGACGCTGAGCTGA
- a CDS encoding GPW/gp25 family protein — MALDFLGRGLKFPFRFHRRSGGAQISSATSTEHEHIHESILQILGTRPGERFMRPEFGSKLKDLVFEPNDEVLKGLIRHYVIDAVKRWEKRVVITGVSFDDSPANKDRNLLPVRIAYRVIRSQVEGNLVYPFYREPRQSAPPRQFRSVAGK; from the coding sequence ATGGCCTTGGATTTCCTCGGACGCGGGCTTAAGTTCCCCTTCCGTTTTCATCGACGGTCCGGTGGCGCGCAGATCTCGTCGGCCACCTCCACCGAACACGAACACATCCACGAGAGCATCCTCCAGATTCTCGGCACCCGGCCGGGCGAACGGTTCATGCGCCCGGAATTCGGCTCGAAACTCAAGGACCTGGTGTTCGAGCCGAACGATGAGGTGCTGAAGGGCCTGATCCGCCATTACGTGATCGACGCCGTGAAGCGCTGGGAGAAACGGGTCGTCATCACCGGCGTCTCCTTCGACGATTCCCCCGCGAACAAGGATCGCAACCTTCTCCCGGTCCGCATCGCCTATCGCGTCATCCGGAGCCAGGTGGAAGGCAACCTGGTCTATCCCTTTTACCGCGAACCGCGCCAATCCGCTCCGCCCCGACAGTTCCGCTCCGTCGCCGGTAAGTAA
- a CDS encoding baseplate J/gp47 family protein, whose amino-acid sequence MGRASIAYTNKDYDSLRRELLARVPQLTDRWTDFNASDLGVVLLELFCGIGDMLAYYLDAQAAEAFLPTARQRQNVINLCKLISYRLDGPVAATTALRFSLAAPLDADLVIPAGTTCRARLEENDIVFETAEDATIPRSRTSVDAGARQGKRKTENFTAHGETGDPIILAGKEIAHGSIRVWVQDQEWTEVSHFQESGSDSRHFMAETDALDITRIVFGDGLRGAVPDSGAEIRVEYLETLGAEGNLGPHLVTELLTAIYLDGGLVPLAVTNPVPATGGADRETLEHARRQAPAEVRSLWKAVTKEDYLALAEGFPGVAKAQVLDVNDCKNIRYYQVNLAVAPDGGGPPSTLLKQDLAEYLESRKVITVEINLFDPVYRPVSIDAEVFAYAGEDLDLVRSRVEQALADFFAFDRMSFGAPVHFSDLVALLDGVRGVSHVRMYTPTQDIDIRAGQIASLGQVNLDVRRAS is encoded by the coding sequence ATGGGCAGAGCGAGCATCGCTTACACGAACAAGGACTACGACTCCCTGCGCCGGGAACTGCTGGCGCGGGTGCCGCAGCTCACCGACCGCTGGACGGATTTCAACGCGTCCGACCTCGGCGTGGTGTTGCTGGAACTCTTCTGCGGCATCGGCGACATGCTGGCCTACTATCTCGACGCCCAGGCGGCGGAGGCCTTCCTGCCCACCGCCCGCCAGCGGCAAAACGTCATCAACCTCTGCAAACTCATCAGCTACCGGCTCGACGGGCCGGTGGCCGCAACCACCGCTTTGCGTTTCTCCCTGGCCGCGCCGCTCGACGCGGACCTGGTGATCCCGGCGGGAACGACGTGCAGGGCCCGTCTGGAAGAAAACGACATCGTGTTCGAGACGGCCGAAGACGCGACGATCCCTCGGAGCCGGACGAGCGTCGATGCGGGCGCGCGCCAGGGGAAACGCAAGACCGAGAACTTCACTGCCCACGGGGAAACGGGCGATCCGATCATCCTGGCCGGAAAGGAAATCGCCCACGGGTCGATCCGTGTGTGGGTACAGGACCAGGAATGGACCGAGGTCTCCCACTTTCAGGAAAGCGGCTCGGACTCGCGCCACTTCATGGCCGAGACCGATGCGCTGGACATCACCCGGATCGTCTTCGGCGACGGATTGCGCGGAGCGGTTCCCGACTCCGGCGCGGAAATCCGCGTCGAGTACCTCGAAACTCTCGGGGCCGAAGGCAACCTGGGTCCCCATCTCGTCACCGAGCTTCTCACGGCCATCTACCTCGACGGCGGTCTGGTTCCTCTCGCGGTAACAAACCCGGTCCCAGCGACCGGCGGAGCGGACCGCGAGACGCTGGAACACGCCCGCCGACAGGCCCCGGCCGAGGTGCGCTCGCTCTGGAAGGCGGTCACCAAGGAGGATTACCTGGCACTGGCCGAAGGGTTCCCCGGCGTGGCCAAAGCCCAGGTACTCGACGTCAACGACTGCAAGAACATCCGCTACTACCAGGTCAACCTGGCTGTGGCCCCGGACGGCGGCGGTCCGCCGTCAACGCTTCTCAAGCAGGACCTCGCCGAATACCTGGAATCGCGCAAGGTCATCACCGTCGAGATCAACCTCTTCGATCCCGTCTATCGGCCGGTCTCCATTGACGCCGAGGTGTTCGCCTATGCCGGCGAGGACCTCGACCTGGTCCGAAGCCGCGTCGAACAGGCCTTGGCGGACTTTTTCGCCTTCGACCGCATGAGCTTCGGCGCTCCGGTTCATTTCTCGGATCTGGTAGCGCTTCTGGACGGCGTGCGGGGCGTAAGCCATGTGCGCATGTACACGCCGACCCAGGACATCGACATCCGCGCCGGTCAGATCGCGTCACTCGGTCAGGTCAACCTCGACGTGCGGAGGGCGTCCTGA
- a CDS encoding phage tail protein: MSSYFEKKLIDLLPPLYRERDESGDLDAFLKVPAASLDELKVLAERFPEIFDVGRCEEMFLPFLGEIVGHRFDPTVNAAAQRRLIREAVEIYRRKSTIPAIGRSLVDIGWEGRIEETFHKALRLNRRSVVGRAKLPGLIYSLGVYRIDSDNLVQGVRDALPFHHPAGTRVFFLQWLYTLLSMESDFEAVIKKVVERVCLGHLHETFVVNHNALNTDFHLTRKNKTWGWWRITDGTTLMQDIERAAVCVSRWHGRSPRFRLNTGDLNAERLPNLWISERRAAFCCEIETKPAVEPGVSFIRLAGQELNRSRLNRSAQSCRVKFRQKDLLSEAVQDAPDLAGDRRTHRYGKRSRLSHWFRVGHSRLGRDDKVSGAAVGRHLFITAYADAQWSEVSGAWDVVDRWRARRPGFSLNNKALNLAELTDAYVTEARASFEMDVDTGIPRRRRVETLLLNRRRLNHTGLLLSVDRTRPMRLGSMPLNGSGFRRSKPCLRWRFRQRDDHAQATAGFEAAANQYTVTQWPAA; encoded by the coding sequence ATGTCCTCCTACTTCGAAAAGAAACTCATCGACCTGCTTCCGCCGCTCTACCGCGAACGGGATGAGTCCGGCGATCTGGATGCCTTTCTCAAGGTCCCGGCCGCGAGCCTGGACGAACTCAAGGTACTGGCCGAGCGTTTCCCCGAGATTTTCGACGTCGGGCGTTGCGAGGAGATGTTCCTGCCGTTTCTCGGAGAGATCGTCGGCCACCGCTTCGATCCCACCGTAAACGCGGCGGCCCAGCGGCGTCTCATACGCGAGGCCGTGGAGATTTACCGGCGCAAGAGCACCATCCCCGCCATCGGCCGCTCGCTCGTTGACATCGGGTGGGAAGGGCGCATCGAGGAGACTTTCCATAAGGCGCTGCGCCTGAACCGCCGTTCGGTTGTCGGACGGGCCAAACTGCCGGGACTGATTTACAGCCTGGGCGTCTACCGCATCGACAGCGACAACCTCGTCCAGGGAGTCCGGGACGCGCTGCCCTTCCATCATCCCGCGGGGACGCGGGTCTTCTTCCTGCAGTGGCTCTACACGCTCCTGTCCATGGAGTCGGATTTCGAGGCGGTCATCAAGAAGGTCGTCGAGCGGGTGTGTCTCGGGCATCTGCATGAAACGTTCGTGGTCAACCACAACGCCCTGAACACGGATTTCCATCTCACCCGCAAGAACAAAACCTGGGGTTGGTGGCGGATCACCGACGGCACCACGCTCATGCAGGACATCGAGCGAGCCGCGGTGTGCGTCTCCCGCTGGCATGGCCGCTCGCCCCGGTTCCGTCTGAACACCGGCGACCTCAACGCCGAACGTCTGCCGAACCTGTGGATCAGCGAACGGCGTGCGGCGTTTTGCTGCGAGATCGAAACCAAGCCCGCGGTGGAACCGGGCGTCTCGTTCATCCGGCTGGCGGGCCAGGAACTGAATCGTTCGCGCCTGAACCGTTCCGCGCAGTCTTGCCGGGTCAAGTTCCGGCAGAAAGATCTGCTCTCGGAAGCCGTCCAGGATGCGCCCGACCTCGCGGGAGACCGCCGCACGCACCGGTACGGGAAGCGGTCACGGCTCTCCCATTGGTTCCGCGTCGGGCATTCGAGGCTCGGAAGGGACGACAAGGTCTCCGGCGCGGCCGTGGGCCGTCACCTTTTCATCACCGCCTATGCCGACGCTCAGTGGTCGGAGGTATCCGGCGCATGGGACGTCGTCGACCGCTGGCGCGCCCGCAGGCCCGGCTTTTCCCTGAACAACAAGGCGCTCAACCTCGCCGAACTAACCGACGCCTATGTGACCGAGGCCCGCGCATCCTTCGAGATGGACGTGGACACGGGCATTCCGCGCCGAAGACGCGTGGAGACGCTCCTGCTCAACCGCCGCAGGCTGAACCACACCGGCTTGCTTTTGTCGGTAGACCGGACCCGGCCCATGCGGCTCGGCTCGATGCCGCTCAACGGATCGGGCTTCCGCAGGTCGAAGCCTTGCCTTCGCTGGCGTTTCCGCCAGCGGGACGATCACGCCCAGGCGACCGCCGGTTTCGAGGCGGCGGCGAACCAATACACGGTCACGCAATGGCCGGCGGCATAG